The following are encoded in a window of Arthrobacter sp. NicSoilB4 genomic DNA:
- the glsA gene encoding glutaminase A has protein sequence MESPIDSYLRQIHAEIAQLKDGKPYSTIPAMANVDPENFGIALATVDGKVYEIGDTREEFTIQSISKPFTYGLALEDLGNEAVDAKVDVEPSGDSFNEISLAEGTGRPANAMINAGALTATSLISGSGGQSGFKRILSTYSAFAGRQLSVSESVFESELKHGHRNTALAYLLRSFNIIEDDPAPVLEDYFRQCSVLVNCFDLSIMAATLANGGRNPLSGRQVLGIGPVERVLSVMMTSGMYDDAGAWISSVGMPGKSGVAGGIIAVLPGQVGLAVYSPPLDEHGSSVRGLAAAQRLSRDMELHFVRAARTGRSAILAAYDVTETPSGIRRNDEAADVLRGHGHRARVIELNGDLLFAGTESMVRELSSLEDDVELVVLDLRRTDQVSEVALRMLESAREGLSAAGRELVLIEADGSVSEALGPSAQRPVASFSSRNAAVEYCENRLLERYGIRLLLPDHVPVTASPALSPLDAADAAALEALMTPKSFDDGDVIRRVGLRFGGVYFITSGKVSSTSPGPSTERVQLNTLSAGMTFGELALGSGSRQETTVRAVGPVELMVLSAEAIAELESTKPRLAIALWKALTRDAYTRVEQYLRESAVRIRE, from the coding sequence ATGGAATCGCCGATCGACAGCTACCTCCGCCAGATCCACGCCGAGATCGCCCAGCTCAAGGACGGCAAGCCCTACAGCACCATCCCGGCCATGGCCAACGTGGACCCGGAGAACTTCGGCATCGCCCTCGCCACCGTGGACGGCAAGGTCTACGAAATCGGGGACACCCGCGAGGAATTCACCATCCAGTCCATCTCCAAGCCCTTTACTTACGGGCTGGCCCTCGAGGACCTCGGCAACGAGGCAGTCGACGCCAAAGTGGACGTCGAACCGTCCGGGGATTCCTTCAACGAAATCTCCCTGGCCGAAGGAACAGGCCGGCCCGCCAATGCGATGATCAACGCGGGCGCCCTCACTGCCACCTCACTGATCAGCGGGTCCGGCGGGCAGTCCGGTTTCAAGCGGATCCTCAGCACGTACTCCGCTTTTGCGGGCCGTCAGCTCTCGGTCAGCGAGAGCGTCTTCGAGTCCGAACTCAAGCACGGGCACCGCAACACGGCGCTCGCGTACCTGCTGCGCTCGTTTAACATCATTGAAGATGACCCGGCGCCGGTCCTGGAGGACTACTTCCGCCAGTGCTCCGTCCTCGTGAACTGCTTCGACCTGTCGATCATGGCCGCCACGCTCGCCAACGGCGGCCGGAATCCGCTCAGCGGCAGGCAGGTGCTGGGGATCGGCCCGGTGGAGCGCGTGCTGTCCGTCATGATGACGTCCGGCATGTACGACGACGCCGGTGCCTGGATCAGCAGCGTGGGCATGCCGGGAAAGAGCGGTGTGGCCGGCGGGATCATCGCAGTGCTGCCCGGTCAGGTGGGCCTGGCCGTCTATTCGCCGCCGCTGGATGAGCACGGCAGCAGCGTCCGCGGCCTCGCCGCCGCCCAGCGCCTCTCCCGGGACATGGAACTGCATTTCGTCCGCGCCGCCCGTACTGGCAGGTCCGCGATCCTCGCCGCATACGACGTGACCGAGACACCCTCGGGCATCCGCCGCAATGACGAGGCCGCGGACGTCCTCCGCGGCCACGGCCACCGTGCCCGCGTGATCGAGCTCAACGGCGACCTGCTCTTCGCCGGAACCGAGTCCATGGTCCGGGAGCTCAGCAGCCTGGAGGACGACGTCGAACTGGTGGTCCTGGACCTGCGCCGCACCGACCAGGTGAGCGAGGTTGCCCTGCGCATGCTGGAATCGGCGCGGGAGGGGCTCTCCGCCGCCGGCCGGGAGCTCGTGCTGATCGAGGCGGACGGGTCCGTCTCGGAAGCCCTGGGGCCGTCCGCGCAGCGTCCGGTGGCGTCCTTCTCGAGCCGGAACGCCGCCGTCGAATACTGCGAAAACCGCCTGCTGGAACGCTACGGGATCCGGCTGCTGCTGCCGGACCACGTGCCCGTCACCGCGTCGCCCGCCCTGTCGCCACTGGACGCGGCGGACGCCGCCGCGCTGGAAGCCCTCATGACCCCAAAGTCATTCGACGACGGCGACGTCATCCGACGGGTCGGGCTGCGGTTCGGCGGGGTCTACTTCATCACCTCCGGCAAGGTCAGCAGCACCTCCCCGGGGCCGAGTACGGAGCGGGTCCAGCTCAATACCCTCAGCGCCGGGATGACGTTTGGCGAGCTGGCCCTGGGCAGCGGCAGCCGGCAGGAAACCACGGTCCGGGCCGTCGGGCCGGTGGAGCTCATGGTGCTCAGCGCGGAGGCCATTGCCGAGCTGGAAAGCACCAAGCCGCGCCTTGCCATCGCGCTCTGGAAGGCCCTGACCCGGGACGCTTACACCCGGGTGGAGCAGTACCTGCGTGAATCGGCGGTGCGGATCCGCGAGTAG
- a CDS encoding MarR family transcriptional regulator, translated as MTETRWLNADERRAWLAQVSINTLLPAALDTQLHHARKLSLFDYNVLAMLSEADGRFLPMSELAARTSASLSRLSHVVTKLQTRGWVERRPHPGDARVTTAHLTDAGMETIVELAPGHVEAVRSLFLDALSEDDVADLARIGEKIVGRLDKDHWILRENKQS; from the coding sequence ATGACTGAAACGCGCTGGCTGAATGCCGACGAACGCCGGGCCTGGCTGGCCCAGGTAAGCATCAACACTCTCCTTCCGGCAGCCTTGGACACGCAGCTGCACCACGCGCGCAAGCTCTCCCTCTTCGACTACAACGTCTTGGCGATGCTCTCCGAGGCCGACGGCCGGTTTTTGCCCATGAGTGAACTGGCTGCGCGCACCAGCGCCTCCCTGTCGAGGCTCTCCCATGTGGTCACCAAGCTGCAGACCCGCGGCTGGGTGGAGCGCCGTCCGCACCCGGGGGACGCCCGCGTCACGACGGCGCATCTCACTGACGCCGGGATGGAGACCATTGTGGAGCTCGCTCCGGGCCACGTCGAGGCCGTCCGCTCGCTGTTCCTCGACGCACTGAGCGAGGACGACGTCGCCGACCTCGCCCGGATCGGCGAGAAGATCGTGGGCCGCCTGGACAAGGACCACTGGATCCTGCGGGAAAACAAGCAGTCCTAG
- a CDS encoding YciI family protein, whose translation MYVVSLTYKVPEEIVDFHLPAHVTWLQDAFDQGIFLVAGRKIPRTGALLLSNAERGALDASLAKDPFYVNGVAEFDVEEFHASRVAPGYENLLDS comes from the coding sequence ATGTATGTAGTCTCCTTGACCTACAAGGTCCCCGAAGAGATCGTTGACTTCCATCTCCCGGCGCACGTCACGTGGCTGCAGGATGCCTTCGACCAGGGCATCTTCCTGGTCGCAGGGCGGAAGATCCCCCGCACTGGGGCGCTGCTGCTGTCCAACGCCGAGCGCGGCGCCCTGGATGCCTCGCTGGCCAAGGATCCGTTCTACGTCAACGGAGTGGCCGAATTCGACGTCGAGGAGTTCCACGCGAGCAGGGTGGCCCCGGGCTACGAAAACCTGCTGGACAGCTGA
- a CDS encoding SGNH/GDSL hydrolase family protein, producing the protein MAENLLAPGAHGRRVYVALGDSFTEGVGDYSARLPNGVRGWADRVAERLARADPGWEYANLAIRSKRLRHVIAEQLEPALAMEPTLVTLYAGGNDVLDIGTDIHALMKDYEFLVARLAASGATVVLFTGFDVRVSALLEPLKRRNAVYNQRVREIAARYEAVLVDYWCFDAFYDPRMWDTDRLHMSKAGHKYLAGQVLDQLGVPHKVKPRDWEPPAKLGLRDWERRQRRWVHDWVVPLFGRKLRGVTLGDELSPRWPEPVRVPPKAGLKKLTAKIPAA; encoded by the coding sequence ATGGCTGAGAATCTTCTTGCCCCGGGCGCTCATGGGCGGCGGGTCTATGTTGCCCTGGGGGACTCCTTCACCGAGGGGGTGGGGGACTACAGTGCGCGGCTGCCCAATGGGGTTCGGGGCTGGGCGGACCGGGTGGCGGAGCGGTTGGCCAGGGCGGATCCGGGGTGGGAGTATGCCAACCTCGCGATACGGAGCAAGAGGCTGCGGCACGTCATCGCGGAACAGCTGGAACCTGCGCTGGCCATGGAACCGACACTGGTCACCTTGTACGCCGGCGGGAACGACGTCCTGGATATCGGGACCGACATCCACGCCTTGATGAAGGACTACGAGTTCCTCGTCGCCAGGCTGGCCGCCAGCGGGGCCACGGTGGTGCTGTTCACGGGTTTCGACGTCCGGGTCTCGGCGCTGCTGGAACCCCTCAAGAGGCGGAACGCCGTCTACAACCAGCGCGTCCGCGAGATCGCGGCGAGGTATGAGGCCGTGCTGGTGGATTACTGGTGCTTCGACGCCTTCTACGATCCGCGGATGTGGGATACAGACCGTCTGCACATGTCCAAGGCAGGCCACAAGTATCTCGCCGGCCAGGTCCTGGACCAGCTCGGGGTTCCGCACAAGGTGAAGCCCAGGGACTGGGAGCCGCCGGCGAAACTGGGCCTCCGCGACTGGGAACGCCGGCAGCGGCGCTGGGTCCATGACTGGGTGGTGCCGCTCTTCGGGCGCAAGCTGAGGGGCGTCACACTGGGGGACGAGCTCAGCCCGCGTTGGCCGGAGCCGGTCAGGGTCCCCCCGAAGGCCGGACTGAAGAAGCTGACCGCCAAGATCCCCGCGGCCTGA
- a CDS encoding siderophore-interacting protein has translation MTLAFEVQVTAVQQLGPNFRRITFGGYSLRDFGVSGSTLDLRIKLMIPSLAADGTALPLPEFRMEQTGWYREWLAMDPATRGSMRTYTVRQERLDAVYPELDVDFVLHFDDAGHGGPAANWALNAKPGDTLTLIGPNNRAAHCVTAETYSGIEWRPGLAQRVLLAGDETAVPAISAILESLPPYVSGHAILEVPEAGDFQGITTAADIEITWLARGAAIGRSRPHGELLQEAVRAAVTRPGWVGLRSTPEPAAGPEPEDVNVDRDILWEIPARMDAAAISASRNPDKPAGAMPFYAWIAGEAGVVKEMRRYLVRDVGIDRKQVAFMGYWRQGKAEL, from the coding sequence ATGACCCTGGCCTTCGAAGTCCAGGTCACGGCGGTCCAGCAGCTCGGCCCCAACTTCCGGCGGATCACCTTCGGCGGCTATTCGCTGCGGGACTTCGGCGTCAGCGGCAGCACCCTGGACCTGCGCATCAAACTCATGATTCCGTCGCTGGCCGCGGACGGCACCGCCCTGCCGTTGCCGGAGTTCCGTATGGAACAGACCGGCTGGTACCGCGAATGGCTGGCCATGGATCCCGCGACCCGCGGCTCCATGCGCACCTACACCGTGCGGCAGGAACGCCTTGACGCCGTCTACCCGGAACTCGACGTCGACTTCGTGCTGCATTTTGACGACGCCGGCCACGGCGGGCCGGCGGCCAACTGGGCCCTGAACGCCAAACCGGGTGACACCCTGACCCTGATCGGGCCCAACAACCGGGCCGCGCACTGCGTCACGGCCGAAACCTACTCGGGGATCGAATGGCGTCCGGGCCTGGCCCAGCGGGTCCTCCTGGCCGGAGACGAGACCGCCGTCCCCGCCATCAGCGCCATCCTCGAGAGCCTGCCGCCGTACGTGAGCGGTCACGCCATCTTGGAGGTCCCGGAGGCCGGCGACTTCCAGGGCATCACAACAGCCGCCGACATAGAGATCACCTGGCTTGCGCGCGGTGCGGCGATCGGCCGGTCGCGTCCGCACGGCGAACTGCTGCAGGAGGCGGTCCGGGCCGCCGTCACGCGCCCGGGCTGGGTAGGGCTCCGCTCAACGCCGGAACCGGCCGCCGGCCCCGAGCCCGAGGACGTCAACGTGGACCGCGACATCCTGTGGGAGATCCCGGCCCGGATGGATGCCGCGGCGATCAGCGCCAGCCGGAATCCGGACAAGCCCGCCGGGGCGATGCCGTTCTACGCCTGGATCGCCGGTGAAGCGGGCGTGGTCAAGGAGATGCGCCGTTACTTGGTGCGGGACGTGGGGATTGACCGGAAGCAGGTCGCGTTTATGGGGTACTGGCGGCAGGGGAAGGCCGAGCTCTAG
- a CDS encoding ABC transporter ATP-binding protein encodes MATLQTSGLTLKYDQRTVIEGLSTEIPEGKVTMIVGANACGKSTLLRGLARLLKPAAGSVTLDGRDLHSRPAREVARTLGLLPQHPTAPDGITVRDLVGRGRYPHQGFFRSRPAGGSKEDERAVQQAMAATETLELAGRNVDELSGGQRQRVWIAMALAQETEVLLLDEPTTYLDLTHQVEVLDLITDLNRQRGTTVAIVLHDLNLAARYADHIIAMKGGRIVAEGNARTVVTEDMVRDVFGLESRVLPDPVSGAPLIIPLGRHHADSPHTTTLELVP; translated from the coding sequence ATGGCAACCCTTCAGACCTCAGGGCTGACGCTGAAATACGATCAGCGGACCGTGATCGAGGGGCTCAGCACGGAGATCCCCGAGGGCAAGGTGACCATGATTGTCGGCGCCAACGCCTGCGGAAAATCCACCCTGCTCCGAGGCCTAGCCCGGCTGCTCAAGCCCGCGGCCGGCAGCGTCACCCTGGACGGCCGGGACCTCCACAGCCGCCCGGCCCGCGAAGTGGCCCGCACCCTGGGCCTCCTCCCGCAGCACCCCACCGCGCCGGACGGCATCACCGTCCGGGACCTCGTGGGCCGCGGCCGCTACCCGCACCAGGGCTTCTTCCGGTCCCGGCCGGCAGGCGGTTCGAAAGAGGACGAACGCGCCGTGCAGCAGGCGATGGCCGCCACCGAAACACTGGAACTCGCGGGGCGGAACGTCGACGAACTCTCCGGCGGGCAGCGGCAGCGCGTGTGGATCGCGATGGCCCTGGCCCAGGAAACCGAAGTGCTGCTGCTGGATGAGCCCACCACTTATCTGGACCTCACCCACCAGGTGGAGGTCCTGGACCTCATCACAGACCTCAACCGGCAGCGCGGCACCACCGTGGCGATCGTCCTGCACGACCTCAACCTCGCGGCCCGGTACGCGGACCACATCATCGCCATGAAGGGCGGACGGATCGTGGCCGAAGGAAACGCCCGCACCGTGGTCACCGAGGACATGGTCCGCGACGTCTTCGGCCTCGAGTCCCGGGTGCTCCCCGACCCGGTATCCGGCGCGCCCCTGATCATCCCGCTGGGCCGCCACCACGCCGATTCCCCGCACACCACAACCCTGGAGCTGGTCCCATGA
- a CDS encoding iron ABC transporter permease: MIVQHWRTGVLALAVVAVFAASVLLGSYTVTIPDFFRILGAHLTGGERIPGASFIVMEHKLPRAVVGTLIGAAFGLSGALFQTMLRNPLASPDVIGISYGASAAAVTAIVVFGATGAVVSGAAFAGALGVATLIYAISRSGSLGSGGQRGDAAGSRLILAGVGVAAALHAVVSFLLTRTDIRTAADVLVWLNGSLNSANWDRAGVLGTALLVLVPAVVLLAGPLRILELGDDTAAGLGVRVGAARLAIVITAVGLAAAATAAAGPVAFVAFLAGPIARRFVRKASLPASALTGVLIVLSADYIAANIAPLLLDGTVLPVGVITGALGAPFLLWLLVTSNRKDA; this comes from the coding sequence CTGATAGTGCAACACTGGCGGACCGGCGTCCTGGCCCTCGCCGTCGTGGCGGTCTTCGCCGCGAGCGTGCTCCTAGGCAGCTACACCGTCACCATCCCCGACTTCTTCCGGATCCTGGGCGCGCACCTTACCGGCGGAGAGAGGATCCCGGGCGCCAGCTTCATTGTGATGGAGCACAAGCTGCCGCGGGCCGTCGTGGGAACGCTGATCGGCGCCGCGTTCGGGCTGTCCGGCGCACTGTTCCAGACCATGCTCCGCAATCCCCTGGCCAGCCCCGATGTCATCGGCATCAGCTACGGTGCCAGCGCCGCGGCGGTGACGGCAATCGTCGTCTTCGGCGCCACCGGCGCCGTCGTTTCGGGTGCGGCCTTCGCCGGCGCGCTGGGCGTGGCCACCCTCATCTACGCCATCTCCCGCAGCGGATCCCTTGGGTCCGGCGGGCAACGCGGCGACGCCGCGGGCAGCCGGCTGATCCTGGCCGGCGTGGGCGTCGCGGCGGCCCTCCACGCCGTGGTCAGCTTCCTGCTGACGAGGACGGACATCCGCACGGCCGCCGACGTCCTGGTCTGGCTCAACGGCTCGCTCAACTCTGCAAACTGGGACCGGGCCGGGGTCCTCGGCACCGCACTGCTGGTGCTGGTGCCCGCCGTCGTACTCCTCGCGGGACCGCTGCGCATCCTCGAACTCGGCGACGACACCGCCGCGGGCCTCGGCGTCCGGGTGGGCGCGGCGCGGCTGGCGATCGTGATCACCGCCGTCGGACTCGCCGCGGCGGCGACGGCGGCAGCCGGGCCGGTGGCGTTCGTCGCGTTCCTCGCTGGTCCGATTGCGCGCCGGTTCGTCCGCAAGGCAAGCCTGCCGGCGTCGGCCCTGACCGGCGTGCTGATCGTCCTGAGCGCCGACTACATCGCTGCCAATATCGCACCGCTGCTGCTCGACGGAACGGTCCTGCCGGTCGGTGTCATCACCGGCGCCCTTGGTGCCCCGTTCCTGCTCTGGCTGCTCGTCACTTCCAACCGAAAGGACGCCTGA
- a CDS encoding iron chelate uptake ABC transporter family permease subunit — protein sequence MSPLTTTAAPAAARPAPKPATASATPARGRRALWLLAAVVVLALVTASSLAVGARGLALETVWQALTGFDPANGDHAVVHARIPRTGLGLLAGGALGLAGAAMQGVARNPLADPGIIGINAGAALAVVTGIYVFGVSSLTGYIWFAFIGAAAAAVLVYLIASLGRDGATPVKLALAGAALSAGLFSLMNVILVSSRDTLDRFRFWQVGGIAGRDWSVILPALPFLLLGAATLLATGRILNNLALGDDAARGLGQRVGAARGITALGIVLLCGSATALAGPIGFVGLIIPHAVRFLTGPDYRWILPFSLILAPALLLAADVIGRVILLPGEVPAGIMTALIGAPVFVWLVRRGKGAGL from the coding sequence ATGAGCCCACTTACGACGACGGCGGCCCCCGCAGCCGCCCGGCCCGCCCCGAAGCCCGCCACGGCTTCGGCCACACCTGCCCGGGGCCGCCGTGCGCTGTGGCTGCTGGCCGCCGTCGTCGTCCTTGCGCTCGTGACAGCGTCGTCGCTCGCGGTCGGCGCCCGGGGCCTGGCCCTGGAAACCGTCTGGCAGGCGCTGACCGGGTTCGATCCGGCCAACGGCGACCACGCCGTGGTCCATGCCCGGATCCCGCGCACCGGCCTTGGCCTGCTGGCCGGCGGCGCCCTCGGGCTCGCCGGTGCGGCCATGCAGGGCGTGGCGCGCAACCCCCTCGCGGACCCGGGCATCATCGGCATCAACGCCGGGGCCGCGCTGGCTGTCGTCACCGGAATCTACGTGTTCGGTGTGTCCTCGCTGACTGGCTATATCTGGTTCGCGTTCATCGGCGCCGCGGCCGCCGCCGTGCTCGTCTACCTGATCGCGTCGCTCGGCCGGGACGGGGCGACGCCGGTGAAGCTCGCCCTCGCGGGCGCCGCCCTGAGCGCTGGACTCTTTTCGCTGATGAACGTCATCCTGGTGTCCAGCCGAGACACCCTGGACCGCTTTCGGTTCTGGCAGGTGGGCGGAATCGCCGGCCGGGACTGGTCCGTGATCCTCCCGGCCCTGCCGTTCCTGCTGCTGGGAGCCGCGACATTGCTCGCCACCGGCCGGATCCTCAACAATCTGGCCCTCGGCGACGACGCCGCGCGCGGCCTGGGACAGCGTGTGGGGGCCGCCCGCGGCATCACCGCCCTGGGAATCGTCCTGCTCTGCGGATCCGCCACGGCGCTGGCCGGGCCGATCGGCTTCGTGGGCCTCATCATTCCGCACGCCGTCCGCTTCCTGACCGGTCCCGACTACCGCTGGATCCTCCCGTTCTCGCTGATCCTGGCCCCGGCCCTGCTGCTGGCCGCCGACGTGATCGGCCGGGTCATCCTGCTTCCGGGCGAAGTCCCCGCCGGGATCATGACTGCGCTCATCGGGGCCCCGGTGTTCGTCTGGCTGGTCCGGCGCGGCAAGGGGGCCGGGCTGTGA
- a CDS encoding iron-siderophore ABC transporter substrate-binding protein, translating into MPLPAPSRALPRRRFLRATGQAAAVLAAVALSLTGCSTGPTNSTAADAPSQSASSAFPVTIKHAFGETTVKEQPKRVVTVSWVNDDVAIALGVVPVGVPKNEWGGNDQGSTPWKDAALEKLGAGFGSDKAPVQFSEADGVNFTEIAKLNPDVILGAYSGLTEEDYKKLSEIAPVVAHPEVAYGTSWQDSTTIIGKALGKEAEATKLVAATEATIRDKAAKYPQLAGKSFIYGNLDPAATEKISLYTGNDNRPRFLSSIGMTQAPVVDQNSNGSKEFYIPWSAEKANELDSDIFVTWVADAAAAAAVQADPLMAQIPAVKNRALVADTDNTLTLSISASSPLSLPWSLDTFLPNLAAAVDKAAK; encoded by the coding sequence ATGCCTCTCCCCGCCCCGAGCCGCGCCCTGCCCAGACGCCGCTTCCTTCGCGCCACTGGACAGGCGGCTGCCGTCCTGGCCGCCGTCGCCCTCTCGCTGACAGGCTGCTCCACCGGCCCGACAAACTCGACCGCGGCAGATGCCCCCAGCCAGTCGGCCAGTTCCGCTTTCCCGGTGACCATCAAGCACGCGTTTGGCGAGACGACCGTGAAGGAACAGCCGAAGCGGGTCGTCACGGTTTCCTGGGTCAATGACGATGTGGCGATTGCCCTTGGCGTGGTTCCGGTTGGCGTCCCGAAGAACGAATGGGGCGGCAATGACCAGGGCTCCACCCCGTGGAAGGACGCCGCCCTCGAAAAGCTCGGTGCCGGATTCGGTTCCGACAAGGCCCCGGTCCAGTTCTCCGAGGCCGACGGCGTCAACTTCACCGAAATCGCCAAGCTCAACCCCGACGTTATCCTCGGCGCCTACTCCGGCCTGACCGAAGAGGACTACAAGAAGCTCAGCGAAATCGCCCCCGTCGTGGCCCACCCCGAGGTGGCGTACGGAACCTCCTGGCAGGATTCCACCACCATCATCGGCAAGGCCCTCGGCAAGGAAGCCGAAGCCACCAAGCTGGTCGCCGCCACCGAGGCCACCATCCGGGACAAGGCCGCGAAGTATCCGCAACTGGCCGGCAAGAGCTTTATCTACGGCAACCTGGACCCCGCCGCCACCGAGAAGATCAGCCTGTACACGGGCAATGACAACCGCCCCCGGTTCCTCAGCTCCATCGGCATGACACAGGCTCCCGTGGTGGACCAGAACTCCAATGGCTCCAAGGAGTTCTACATCCCGTGGTCCGCCGAGAAGGCCAACGAACTCGACTCGGACATCTTCGTGACCTGGGTCGCCGACGCAGCCGCAGCCGCAGCCGTCCAGGCCGACCCGCTGATGGCGCAGATCCCTGCGGTCAAGAACCGCGCGCTCGTCGCGGACACGGACAACACCCTCACGCTGTCCATCTCCGCGTCCTCGCCGCTGAGCCTGCCGTGGTCCCTGGACACCTTCCTGCCGAACCTCGCCGCGGCAGTGGACAAGGCAGCGAAGTAG